In Panthera tigris isolate Pti1 chromosome D2, P.tigris_Pti1_mat1.1, whole genome shotgun sequence, one DNA window encodes the following:
- the CHST3 gene encoding carbohydrate sulfotransferase 3: protein MEKGLAFPQDCRDFLHSLRMKSKYALFLAFVVVVFVFIEKENKIISRVSDRLKQIPQPLADANSTDPALILADNASLLSLSELDSAFTQLQGRLRNLSLQLGVEPAAEAAGGAQGEAEAKAKEPPRPREARPRRHVLLMATTRTGSSFVGEFFNQQGNIFYLFEPLWHIERTVSFESGGANAAGSALVYRDVLKQLFLCDLYVLEHFISPLPEDHLTQFMFRRGSSRSLCEDPVCTPFVKKVFEKYHCKNRRCGPLNVTLAAEACRRKEHMALKAVRIRQLEFLQPLAEDPRLDLRVIQLVRDPRAVLASRMVAFAGKYEGWKKWLAEGQARLGEEEVQRLRGNCESIRLSAELGLRQPAWLRGRYMLVRYEDVARWPLQKAREMYRFAGIPLTAQVEDWIRRNTQAAQDGSGIYSTQKNSSEQFEKWRFSMPFKLAQVVQAACAPAMHLFGYRLARDAASLTNRSVSLLEERGTFWVT from the exons atggAGAAAGGACTCGCTTTCCCCCAGGACTGCCGGGACTTTCTGCACAGCCTGAGGATGAAGAGCAAATATGCCCTTTTCCTGGcttttgtggtggtggtttttgtcttcattgaaaaggaaaataaaatcatatcaaG GGTGTCAGACAGGCTGAAGCAGATCCCACAACCCCTGGCAGACGCCAACAGCACCGACCCAGCCCTCATCTTGGCCGACAATGCGTCCCTTCTGTCCCTGAGCGAGCTCGATTCGGCCTTCACCCAGCTGCAGGGCCGCCTGCGAAACCTCAGTCTGCAGCTGGGTGTAGAGCCAGCAGCGGAGGCCGCCGGCGGGGCCCAGGGGGAGGCGGAGGCCAAGGCCAAGGAGCCACCCCGACCCCGCGAGGCCCGGCCGCGGCGCCACGTGCTCCTCATGGCCACCACCCGCACCGGCTCCTCGTTCGTGGGCGAGTTCTTCAACCAGCAGGGCAACATCTTCTACCTCTTCGAGCCGCTGTGGCACATCGAGCGCACCGTGTCCTTCGAGTCGGGAGGCGCCAACGCCGCGGGCTCGGCGCTCGTCTACCGCGACGTGCTCAAGCAGCTGTTCCTGTGCGACCTGTACGTGCTGGAGCACTTCATCAGCCCCCTGCCGGAGGACCACCTGACCCAGTTCATGTTCCGCCGCGGCTCCAGCCGCTCCCTGTGCGAGGACCCCGTGTGCACGCCCTTCGTCAAGAAGGTCTTCGAGAAGTACCACTGCAAGAACCGCCGCTGCGGGCCCCTCAACGTGACGCTGGCGGCCGAGGCCTGCCGCCGCAAGGAGCACATGGCCCTCAAGGCCGTGCGCATCCGGCAGCTGGAGTTCCTGCAGCCGCTGGCCGAGGACCCCCGGCTGGACCTGCGCGTCATCCAGCTGGTGCGCGACCCGCGCGCCGTGCTGGCCTCCCGCATGGTGGCCTTCGCCGGCAAGTACGAGGGCTGGAAGAAGTGGCTGGCCGAGGGGCAGGCgcggctgggggaggaggaggtgcaGCGGCTGAGGGGCAACTGCGAGAGCATCCGGCTGTCGGCCGAGCTGGGCCTCCGGCAGCCGGCCTGGCTGCGCGGCCGCTACATGCTGGTGCGCTACGAGGACGTGGCGCGCTGGCCGCTGCAGAAGGCGCGCGAGATGTACCGCTTCGCCGGCATCCCCCTGACGGCGCAGGTGGAGGACTGGATCCGGAGGAACACGCAGGCGGCCCAGGACGGCAGCGGCATCTACTCCACGCAGAAGAACTCCTCGGAGCAGTTCGAGAAGTGGCGCTTCAGCATGCCCTTCAAGCTGGCGCAGGTGGTGCAGGCCGCCTGCGCCCCGGCCATGCACCTGTTCGGCTACCGGCTGGCGCGGGACGCCGCCTCTCTCACCAACCGCTCCGTCAGCCTGCTGGAGGAGCGCGGAACCTTCTGGGTCACGTAG